A section of the Humulus lupulus chromosome 2, drHumLupu1.1, whole genome shotgun sequence genome encodes:
- the LOC133813927 gene encoding uncharacterized mitochondrial protein AtMg00810-like, whose product MPSHVCKLSKSLYGLKQSPRAWFLKLSTALIDWGFTASQADCSMFVYRSATTMLILLVSVDDIIVTGSCSSTIATLLRYLNTKFAVKDLGPLHSFLGLQVTRSSASLHLSQTKYVRDLLTKTGLLDSKPVSTPLALTALSLHDGSPLPDATAYRSLVGALQYCTFTQPDIAFSVNKLCQFMHAHTTTHLQAAKRVLRYLRGSTHLGLLIQPDSTMHLHCYTDADWASCPDDRRSTSAYCIFLGTNLISWSSSKQKVVSRSSTESEYRALANGASELSWNESLVAELGISLSSPPSMHCDNVSTLHLASNPVLHARTKHVEIDCHFVRERVRRNALSLVFTPSKEQLADCLTKPLVTSRFIDLRTKLTVLPSPLSLWGDVKPY is encoded by the coding sequence ATGCCATCTCATGTTTGCAAGCTCTCCAAATCGTTATATGGCTTAAAACAGTCGCCTCGCGCTTGGTTTCTCAAACTGAGCACTGCTCTTATTGATTGGGGTTTTACTGCATCTCAAGCTGATTGTTCTATGTTTGTCTATCGATCTGCTACAACCATGCTTATCCTCTTGGTTTCTGTTGACGATATCATTGTGACAGGTTCATGTTCCTCCACTATTGCTACTCTTCTTCGCTACCTGAACACAAAATTTGCCGTCAAAGACCTTGGACCCCTCCATTCTTTTCTCGGCCTTCAAGTCACTCGTAGTTCAGCTAGCCTTCATCTCTCACAGACCAAATATGTCCGTGATTTGTTAACCAAAACTGGTTTGTTGGACTCCAAACCGGTTTCAACACCCCTTGCTCTCACTGCTCTCTCTCTTCATGATGGGTCACCTTTACCTGATGCTACTGCATATCGAAGTCTTGTTGGGGCACTGCAATACTGCACTTTCACTCAGCCTGATATTGCCTTCTCGGTCAATAAGCTTTGTCAATTTATGCATGCACACACAACCACTCACCTTCAAGCCGCTAAACGAGTTCTTCGGTACCTACGGGGCTCGACTCACCTTGGCTTACTCATTCAACCTGACTCGACCATGCATTTGCATTGTTACACTGATGCCGATTGGGCCTCTTGCCCTGATGATCGTCGTAGCACGAGTGCCTACTGTATCTTTCTTGGCACCAACCTCATTTCTTGGTCTTCCTCCAAACAGAAAGTGGTCTCTCGCTCCAGCACCGAATCTGAATATAGAGCTCTTGCCAATGGTGCCTCTGAATTGTCATGGAATGAATCCCTTGTTGCTGAACTTGGTATTTCCTTATCCTCTCCACCTTCTATGCATTGTGACAATGTTAGCACGCTTCATTTAGCCTCCAATCCCGTGCTCCACGCCCGCACCAAACATGTCGAAATCGACTGCCACTTTGTGCGTGAACGGGTCCGCCGGAATGCTCTTTCTCTGGTCTTCACTCCTTCGAAAGAACAGCTTGCTGACTGTCTCACCAAACCACTGGTTACGTCTCGCTTCATCGATCTCAGGACCAAACTCACCGTCCTTCCCAGCCCGTTGAGTTTGTGGGGGGATGTTAAACCATATTAA